Proteins encoded within one genomic window of Acomys russatus chromosome 5, mAcoRus1.1, whole genome shotgun sequence:
- the LOC127190022 gene encoding membrane-spanning 4-domains subfamily A member 13-like: MDMPQNRLWVKQELRLFGTIQLMTSLIVQSLGYFWTYLFFSQSIVFGLRSGYVPLMGITGYSLWASLVFSLSGTFSVALQRKPSNCMLIWTMTLNILSIVTTIIGVFLITLELMLTSGLESSLWQHRSGRMLTEYLFLFVIVELFVASIVTEWTYRARHTEE, translated from the exons ATGGATATGCCACAGAATCGTCTGTGGGTAAAACAGGAACTGAGATTGTTTGG GACCATACAGCTGATGACTAGTCTGATTGTACAGAGCCTGGGGTACTTCTGGACATACCTGTTCTTTTCTCAAAGTATTGTATTTGGATTGAGAAGTGGGTACGTCCCCCTCATGGGAATTACAGGATATTCACTTTGGGCCTCTTTGGTG TTCAGCCTATCAGGGACTTTTTCAGTAGCATTACAGAGGAAGCCTTCAAATTGTATG CTGATCTGGACTATGACACTGAACATTTTAAGCATCGTTACAACGATAATTGGTGTGTTTTTAATAACACTGGAGCTGATGTTGACTTCAGGGTTAGAGTCTTCCTTGTGGCAACAT AGAAGTGGCAGAATGCTCACGGAatatctgtttctgtttgttatcGTGGAGCTTTTTGTGGCCTCCATAGTAACTGAGTGGACCTATAGAGCAAGacacacagaagaataa